In Colletotrichum higginsianum IMI 349063 chromosome 1, whole genome shotgun sequence, one genomic interval encodes:
- a CDS encoding Telomere length regulation protein, whose product MLNNRFKTMDFFTPVSKTYLKARPEEPLWQESKPSKKPEETIKHSSGATTVGAVLEILKNQPDYDSLTAVLKSLDQGAIDIAGFEVARPSPEAAQIIQCLVTEIVPNYWPLLKEETSGKRSIQDADSPGDVELLLKCLRNVTGLNAIITRMKALIQESKASAKEIKRPDLVLNLNVLLEVCSAVLGNDKHLAALWTASSSGLDSAASRRPLSHEFTALVAGGRLVSIASEADAIANPDRTSKDSLWIADGQQYSTWLGRSVVCWAKSDISSDDSKLCSEIFTRSLRLGYSDSLMKQIVGDMLLGPEDSRKGFFKIFGQFSQLEQKRVIFAVLKHLSEAFLNQLNDAELLVPNTAISAAAGVIEKVVSNDESRKAHLISWLTNSTGAGLGEGVGIRRAVLAALAQDRECVALVFDKSLHQFGDQLYIKHSPILQQQVHAQVLLLSASYVNKLSPLKLRMLMRSSSYLNTVSNRIGASQEKVRFLGMVIAEALSSLVDGSDKKLDFKTEELATDEAKFYKDLTKTLDNTGPIDPLITLPKGEQKTQQPAPKASRPKPAPKPKLTATASSKFIIQEVSDSESEDEGLVPYAKTADDAEDSDEDATLVRRDKPKAPVYIRDLISYLRDTDNYDKQKLALTTAPPLIRRKANFGTEVSSHTDELATLLVGLEDKFEIESFHELRLEGMVAVIVAQPQKMGQWFAKTFFDGDYSISQRASVLIVLGLSARELAGFDTSEHAAAASFPSKRLPERMESLYLDPSPPSNQLPSASNLKAIPANALDTIANSLISSFVAPIAAGAADAATGPDALKLSTFTSRLPKVSKKPRIRAIPNTTASMLATSYFFPLTARFQHALRSHSTRSGIFIQPYLLSLYLKTLAVIIHAAGPATLALPQMTAELWDLLLGVRAHVNGDVPGTHALLVALAALLEVNEVSDMRRLCEAHPREVVETQEWVSGVFSGTRGDDGGEENDVKMLSAAVLIKLQEATEKYRALLLGDMIGFS is encoded by the exons ATGCTCAACAATCGATTTAAAACGATGGACTTCTTCACCCCAGTCAGCAAGACCTACTTGAAGGCGAGGCCCGAGGAGCCTCTTTGGCAAGAATCGAAACCAAGCAAGAAGCCCGAAGAAACTATTAAGCATAGCTCTGGCGCCACTACCGTTGGAGCTGTTTTGGAAATCCTGAAGAACCAACCGGACTATGACAGCCTTACAGCCGTTCTCAAGTCCCTCGACCAAGGCGCTATTGACATCGCAGGCTTCGAAGTTGCAAGGCCGAGCCCTGAGGCCGCGCAGATTATCCAGTGCTTGGTTACGGAAATCGTTCCCAACTATTGGCCATTGCTCAAGGAAGAGACTTCTGGAAAACGGAGCATTCAAGACGCCGACAGCCCGGGGGATGTCGAGCTGCTGTTGAAATGTCTGAGAAACGTTACGGGTCtcaacgccatcatcacGCGCATGAAGGCATTGATCCAGGAATCCAAAGCTAGCGCCAAGGAAATCAAGCGTCCGGACCTAGTGCTCAACTTGAATGTGCTCCTCGAGGTTTGCTCAGCGGTCTTGGGTAACGACAAGCATCTCGCTGCGCTGTGGACTGCAAGCAGCTCAGGACTAGACTCTGCAGCAAGTCGACGGCCATTGTCGCACGAGTTTACGGCACTGGTTGCCGGCGGAAGGCTTGTCTCCATTGCAAGCGAGGCAGATGCCATCGCCAATCCTGACAGAACCTCGAAAGACAGCCTCTGGATCGCAGACGGACAGCAGTACAGCACGTGGTTGGGCAGGAGCGTCGTGTGTTGGGCTAAGAGTGACATCTCGTCTGATGATTCCAAGCTTTGTTCAGAAATATTCACACGATCTCTTCGTCTGGGCTACTCTG ACAGCCTGATGAAGCAAATCGTCGGAGATATGTTGCTCGGACCTGAGGACAGCCGCAAAGGCTTTTTCAAGATCTTCGGCCAATTTTCCCAGCTCGAACAAAAGAGGGTGATCTTTGCCGTTTTGAAGCATCTATCAGAGGCGTTCCTCAACCAGCTAAACGACGCGGAGTTGCTGGTGCCCAATACAGCGATATCGGCTGCTGCAGGCGTCATAGAGAAAGTGGTTTCTAACGACGAAAGTCGAAAAGCCCATCTGATCTCCTGGCTAACCAACTCAACCGGTGCTGGTCTTGGCGAGGGCGTTGGCATAAGGCGCGCGGTGCTGGCTGCACTCGCCCAAGACAGGGAATGCGTTGCCCTTGTCTTTGATAAAAGCCTTCACCAGTTTGGCGACCAACTCTACATCAAGCACTCTCCCATTTTGCAACAGCAAG TCCATGCCCAAGTCCTGCTCCTGAGCGCCAGCTACGTGAACAAGCTGTCACCCTTGAAGCTTAGGATGCTGATGCGGTCTTCGAGCTACTTGAACACGGTCTCGAACAGAATCGGCGCCTCACAAGAGAAAGTCAGATTTCTGGGCATGGTCATTGCCGAGGCGCTTTCcagcctcgtcgacgggaGCGACAAGAAGTTGGATTTCAAGACGGAAGAGCTGGCGACCGATGAAGCCAAGTTCTACAAAGATCTCACCAAGACGTTGGACAACACAGGACCCATTGACCCCTTGATCACCCTTCCCAAAGGGGAACAGAAGACGCAACAGCCGGCGCCAAAAGCGTCTCGTCCCAAGCCTGCGCCAAAGCCGAAGCTAACAGCAACTGCCTCTTCCAAGTTTATCATCCAGGAAGTCTCGGATTCAGAGAGCGAAGACGAAGGCCTCGTTCCCTACGCCAAGACCGCAGATGATGCTGAAGATTCGGACGAGGATGCGACGCTTGTCCGCCGCGACAAGCCGAAAGCTCCTGTCTACATCCGCGACCTCATCAGCTACCTACGGGACACCGACAACTACGATAAACAAAAACTCGCCCTCACTACAGCACCGCCCCTGATTCGTCGAAAGGCCAACTTCGGCACCGAGGTCTCGTCCCATACCGACGAGCTTGCAACTCTCCTTGTTGGACTCGAGGATAAGTTCGAGATTGAGAGCTTCCACGAGCTCCGCCTCGAGGGCATGGTTGCTGTCATCGTCGCCCAACCGCAGAAGATGGGCCAGTGGTTTGCAAAGACCTTCTTCGACGGCGACTACTCTATCTCCCAACGCGCGTCGGTCCTCATCGTTCTTGGCCTCAGCGCCCGCGAGCTCGCCGGTTTCGACACCTCGgagcacgccgccgccgcgtcgttTCCTTCGAAGCGCCTCCCCGAGAGGATGGAGTCGCTATACCTCGATCCCTCGCCCCCATCAAATCAGCTCCCTTCCGCGTCGAATCTCAAGGCCATCCCCGCCAACGCCCTCGACACCATCGCCAACTCCTTGATCTCCTCCTTTGTCGCCCCCATAGCCGCTGGTGCAGCAGACGCAGCAACGGGCCCTGATGCCCTCAAACTCTCGACATTCACATCTCGTCTTCCCAAGGTCTCCAAGAAACCCCGCATACGCGCCATTCCCAACACGACGGCCTCCATGCTCGCCACATCCTACTTTTTCCCTCTGACCGCTCGCTTCCAACATGCACTGCGATCCCACTCCACCCGATCAGGAATTTTCATCCAGCCGTACCTTCTTTCCCTTTATCTAAAGACTTtggccgtcatcatccacgCCGCGGGTCCCGCTACGCTGGCTCTCCCCCAGATGACGGCCGAGCTCTGGGATCTGCTCCTTGGCGTACGCGCCcacgtcaacggcgacgtcCCCGGAACGCACGCGCTGCTTGTTGCATTAGCTGCTTTGCTTGAGGTCAATGAGGTCTCGGACATGCGGCGGTTGTGCGAGGCGCACCCACGCGAGGTTGTTGAGACGCAGGAATGGGTCAGCGGAGTGTTCAGCGGCAcgcgcggcgacgacggcggagaggAAAACGATGTCAAAATGCTCTCCGCCGCTGTACTGATAAAACTGCAGGAAGCGACGGAAAAGTACCGCGCGTTGCTGCTGGGTGACATGATTGGTTTCTCGTAG
- a CDS encoding Serine threonine-protein kinase nak1 codes for MSLQVRGPDFSVTKQKALEDAKKMQAAVDDEVTKAGQDKPPYLLNELIGKGSFGRVYKATDINTSMLVAVKIIDIEESDTVNPKLADTFKEFLAEVNALKLLSDSGAKNINHVIDALPVGQSMWMITEYCAGGSVATLMKPTAPGGLQEKWIIPILREVAEAVSWVHRQGIIHRDIKCANVLVTEAGGVQLCDFGVAGVIETKFDKRSTFIGTPHWMAPELFDQSTSYGTEVDIWAFGSMVFEIASGLPPNVMAGIDVYQLGNYIKAHTPRLEGDQYSDRLKNLVAYCLEEDPAKRPTIEQVQKHPYIANTAQEYPASSLALLVKGFKLWESQGGSRKSLFAPGGAQGMSGMDDSDFSSTAMANDEWNFSTTMAFDQQVFQNTDAQAVYDVYGSNVDFDPGLLGEMSRAKPKARRRPPPQQLAAMKVPLEKVFDPNTISNYEDNSRAYYGRPIPPPTSDLPLRDDSLQSTAVRESLIDLDASLSGGDLANFVDMDTIRAGGPRVSVDYHMGDEPDFNKPPLSDPADMNPNRKTQDWKFPSMAPPASANPEMSRFPFNEDRPFHEDRSFSEDRPFVFPALEEDRSAPNPASRPQMFHHQTEPVPAPSYGNDLMAPRPNSQMNNRESTGSLIDLDELMVPETNYQNNRVSTGSLIDLDMGLADPMPELTRPSTANSDAASVSGSDIGMANPFDLERHASLYVPTTNREPSIYVPASNREPSIYVTASNREPSIYVSDDSDFASKIPRDEDLSLADFSMAEPGATVRPSNGQSGLRLNTHRSFNSVNSADYSDPEYLTPQQAALPTLPLGGPRSTGSRDSGILPLPPPPAPPSVEVMQGSASADAVKEELRRMAMSLGEHLSHANQYLSTLPVRKGGRQDLMGETN; via the coding sequence ATGTCGCTTCAAGTCCGAGGTCCAGACTTCTCGGTGACGAAGCAGAAGGCCCTTGAAGATGCGAAAAAGATGCAGGCCGCGGTGGATGATGAGGTGACAAAAGCTGGGCAGGACAAGCCGCCCTATCTTCTGAATGAACTCATTGGCAAAGGAAGTTTTGGGCGCGTTTACAAAGCAACCGATATCAATACTAGCATGCTGGTTGCAGTCAAGATTATCGACATTGAAGAAAGCGACACCGTCAACCCCAAGCTCGCCGACACGTTCAAAGAGTTCCTAGCCGAGGTCAATGCCCTCAAACTTCTcagcgacagcggcgccaaAAACATCAACCATGTCATCGACGCGTTACCTGTTGGCCAGTCCATGTGGATGATCACCGAGTACTGCGCCGGCGGAAGTGTGGCGACGCTCATGAAGCCTACAGCTCCCGGTGGCTTGCAAGAAAAGTGGATCATTCCTATCCTCAGGGAGGTTGCTGAAGCCGTGTCCTGGGTTCACCGGCAGGGGATTATTCACCGTGACATCAAGTGCGCCAATGTGCTGGTCACTGAGGCTGGCGGGGTGCAGCTTTGCGATTTCGGAGTCGCTGGCGTAATTGAGACGAAGTTCGACAAGCGATCAACCTTCATCGGAACCCCTCACTGGATGGCACCAGAACTTTTCGACCAGTCGACATCGTATGGTACCGAGGTTGACATTTGGGCGTTTGGCTCCATGGTGTTTGAAATTGCTTCTGGTCTTCCACCGAATGTCatggccggcatcgacgttTACCAGCTCGGCAACTACATCAAGGCGCACACGCCACGGCTTGAGGGCGACCAGTACTCCGATAGACTGAAAAATCTGGTTGCCTACTGTCTCGAGGAGGATCCCGCCAAACGGCCGACTATCGAACAGGTCCAGAAACATCCTTATATCGCCAACACGGCCCAAGAATACCCAGCCTCGTCACTAGCTCTGTTGGTCAAAGGTTTCAAGCTTTGGGAATCGCAGGGCGGCAGCCGTAAATCTCTGTTCGCCCCTGGTGGAGCTCAGGGCATGTCTGGCATGGACGATTCTGACTTCTCGTCTACTGCGATGGCGAATGACGAGTGGAATTTCAGCACGACAATGGCATTTGATCAACAGGTATTCCAGAACACAGATGCCCAGGCAGTCTACGATGTGTATGGCTCAAACGTGGATTTCGACCCTGGGCTTCTGGGTGAGATGTCACGAGCCAAGCCAAAAGCTCGGAGGAGACCGCCGCCtcagcagctcgccgccatGAAGGTCCCATTGGAAAAAGTATTTGACCCGAACACGATATCCAACTACGAGGATAATTCCAGGGCATATTACGGCAGGCCGATACCCCCGCCGACTTCGGACCTTCCTCTGCGAGACGATTCTCTCCAGTCGACGGCAGTGAGAGAATCCCTCATTGATCTCGATGCCTCGCTGTccggcggcgatctcgccAACTTTGTGGACATGGACACTATTAGAGCTGGCGGCCCACGCGTGTCTGTTGACTACCACATGGGAGATGAGCCAGATTTTAACAAACCGCCTTTGAGCGACCCGGCGGATATGAACCCGAATAGGAAAACACAGGACTGGAAGTTTCCTTCCATGGCCCCACCGGCTTCAGCGAACCCAGAAATGTCCAGGTTTCCCTTCAACGAGGATCGTCCGTTTCACGAAGACCGATCTTTTAGCGAAGACCGTCCCTTCGTGTTTCCTGCCCTGGAGGAGGATCGCTCGGCACCGAATCCTGCATCCCGCCCACAGATGTTTCACCACCAGACTGAACCAGTTCCCGCCCCTTCTTATGGCAATGACTTGATGGCCCCCCGACCGAATTCTCAAATGAATAACCGGGAATCCACTGGCAGCTTGAttgacctcgacgagcttATGGTCCCAGAAACAAACTATCAGAACAACCGCGTGTCAACCGGGAGCCTAATCGACCTCGACATGGGCCTGGCCGACCCGATGCCGGAGCTCACTCGTCCCTCTACGGCCAACTCAGATGCCGCTTCTGTGAGCGGCTCAGACATCGGGATGGCAAACCCCTTCGACTTGGAGCGCCACGCTTCCTTGTACGTTCCCACAACCAACCGGGAGCCGTCCATCTATGTTCCAGCGTCAAATCGCGAACCATCCATCTACGTGACGGCATCCAATCGAGAGCCTTCTATCTACGTTTCGGACGACTCTGACTTCGCTTCGAAGATTCCTCGAGATGAAGACCTCAGCCTTGCTGACTTCTCTATGGCCGAGCCCGGCGCTACCGTTCGGCCGTCAAACGGCCAGAGTGGATTAAGGTTGAACACGCATCGGTCGTTCAACAGCGTCAACAGCGCCGACTACTCGGACCCTGAGTATCTGACTCCACAGCAGGCCGCCCTGCCGACTCTGCCCCTCGGCGGTCCGCGCTCAACGGGTAGTCGGGATAGTGGTATCCTCCCCTTACCGCCGCCAcctgcgccgccatcggtGGAGGTCATGCAAGGTTCGGCCAGCGCGGATGCCGTGAAAGAAGAGCTGAGGCGGATGGCGATGAGTCTTGGCGAGCACCTCAGTCATGCGAACCAGTACCTTTCAACGCTGCCGGTGCGTAAGGGTGGAAGACAAGATTTAATGGGAGAGACAAACTGA
- a CDS encoding putative endonuclease LCL3 — translation MPWPFSSSSPGGSPTPSRTEDGSRSKSTSWNDLLPKPDPPLQAAKEWAPVFLTSVASLAAFIFYQSRLRRFPTAGYIQPNLFRKRTLLGRVTSVGDGDNFHLYHTPGGRLAGWDWLRKVPTTKAALKGKTIPIRMAGIDAPEGAHFGRPGQPGAGEALQWLRNYILNKRVWVRLHRRDQYDRVVATVHVRRFLYKKDVGLEMLKLGLATTYEAKSGVEWGGAEEAYRAAEAKAKMKKLGIWNGKASHFESPRAYKTRTSEAEGKKSSWLSGWL, via the exons ATGCCATGGCCGTTCAGCTCTTCCAGCCCAGGAGGATCGCCTACACCCAGCAGAACAGAAGACGGCTCTCGGTCTAAGTCTACATCATGGAACGACCTCCTTCCAAAGCCTGATCCTCCCCTACAGGCTGCGAAAGAGTGGGCTCCGGTGTTCCTGACGTCGGTCGCATCACTGGCAGCCTTTATCTTCTACCAGTCTCGCTTGCGGAGGTTTCCCACCGCAGGTTATATCCAGCCCAACTTGTTCAGGAAGCGGACTTTGCTAGGCCGGGTCACTAGTGTGGGAGATGGTGATAACTTTCACCTGTACCATACACCGGGAGGgagactggctggctgggacTGGCTAAGGAAGGTTCCCACCACGAAAGCTGCACTGAAGGGGAAGACT ATACCAATACGTATGGCCGGGATTGACGCCCCTGAAGGTGCCCATTTCGGCCGGCCGGGCCAGCCAGGGGCTGGGGAAGCTTTGCAATGGCTCAGGAACTACATCCTCAACAAACGCGTTTGGGTTCGCCTCCACAGGCGTGATCAGTACGACCGTGTCGTTGCGACGGTGCACGTCAGACGGTTTCTCTACAAGAAAGACGTCGGCCTGGAAATGTTGAAGCTTGGCTTGGCAACGACCTATGAAGCGAAGTCGGGGGTCGAGTGGGGAGGGGCCGAAGAAGCGTATAGGGCAGCAGAGGCCAAAGCCAAGATGAAGAAGTTGGGGATTTGGAACGGGAAAGCGAGCCACTTTGAAAGCCCTAGGGCCTACAAGACAAGAACCAGTGAGGCAGAAGGCAAAAAGTCTAGTTGGCTCTCTGGCTGGCTATGA
- a CDS encoding NADH-ubiquinone oxidoreductase 49 kDa subunit, giving the protein MSGLYRLAGHSAKRLCLRPAAATSFAARPFSTTCLRRYADASSEYQGTRLTPTSADFSRAEDHYSLTPPKDQDVFSKAEESVEDRKIRHYTVNFGPQHPAAHGVLRLILELNGEEIIRADPHVGLLHRGTEKLCEYKTYLQALPYFDRLDYVSMMTNEQCFALAVEKLLNVEIPERAKWIRTLFGEITRILNHLMSVLSHAMDVGALTPFLWGFEEREKLMEFYERVSGARLHAAYVRPGGVHQDIPVGLLDDIYQWATQFGDRIDETEEMLTDNRIWIQRLQGVGVVSAAEALNLSFTGVMLRGSGVPWDIRKSQPYDAYDQVEFDVPVGVRGDCYDRYLCRMEEFRQSLRIIHQCLNKMPAGPVRVEDYKISPPPRAAMKENMEALIHHFLLYTKGYTVPPGETYSAIEAPKGEMGVFVVSDGSERPYRVHIRAPGFAHLAGFDHVSKGHMLADAVAVIGTMDLVFGEVDR; this is encoded by the exons ATGTCAGGCCTCTACCGACTCGCTGGCCACAGCGCCAAGAGGTTATGTCTGCGCCCGGCCGCAGCTacctccttcgccgcccgcccgTTCTCGACAACATGCCTGCGTCGATACGCCGATGCTTCCTCCGAATACCAGGGCACGAGACTCACTCCTACTTCTGCCGATTTCTCTCGCGCTGAGGACCACTACAGCCTGACCCCACCGAAGGACCAGGACGTCTTctccaaggccgaggagTCCGTCGAGGACCGAAAGATCCGCCATTACACTGTCAACTTTGGTCCCCAGCATCCTGCCGCCCACGGCGTGTTGCGACTGATCCTAGAGCTCAATGGTGAAGAGATCATCCGAGCCGATCCCCACGTCGGTCTCCTTCACCGCGGTACCGAGAAGCTCTGCGAGTACAAGACCTATCTCCAGGCCCTGCCCTACTTCGACCGCCTCGACTACGTTTCCATGATGACCAACGAGCAATGCTTCGCACTGGCTGTTGAGAAACTTCTCAACGTCGAAATTCCCGAGCGCGCGAAGTGGATTCGAACCCTCTTCGGCGAGATTACCCGTATCTTGAACCACCTCATGTCCGTCCTGTCGCACGCCATGGACGTTGGTGCCCTGACGCCTTTCCTCTGGGGCTTCGAGGAGCGTGAGAAGCTTATG GAATTCTACGAGCGTGTCTCCGGTGCTCGTCTCCACGCCGCTTACGTCCGTCCCGGTGGTGTCCACCAGGATATCCCCGTCGGTCTGCTCGATGACATCTACCAGTGGGCCACTCAGTTTGGCGACCGTATTgacgagaccgaggagaTGCTTACGGACAACCGCATCTGGATCCAGCGTCTCCAGGGCGTTGGTGTGGTGTCTGCTGCCGAGGCTCTGAACTTATCGTTCACTGGTGTCATGCTCCGTGGTTCTGGTGTCCCCTGGGATATCCGCAAGAGCCAGCCCTATGACGCCTACGACCAGGTCGAGTTCGACGTCCCCGTCGGTGTCCGCGGTGACTGCTACGACCGATACTTGTGCCGTATGGAGGAGTTCAGACAGTCTCTGCGCATCATCCACCAGTGCCTGAACAAGATGCCTGCTGGCCCTGTCCGCGTCGAGGACTATAAGATctcgccccctccccgtGCCGCCATGAAGGAGAACATGGAGGCTCTCATCCACCACTTCCTCCTCTACACCAAGGGCTACACTGTCCCCCCTGGTGAGACATACTCTGCCATCGAGGCCCCCAAGGGTGAGATGGGTGTCTTCGTTGTCAGTGACGGCAGCGAGAGGCCCTACCGCGTTCACATCAGAGCGCCTGGTTTTGCTCATTTGGCTGGCTTTGACCATGTGTCGAAGGGCCACATGCTTGCTGATGCTGTGGCGGTTATCGGTACGATGGATTTGGTTTTTG GTGAGGTTGATCGGTAA
- a CDS encoding Ubiquinone biosynthesis mono0xygenase COQ6, whose amino-acid sequence MAAPRALLARNRFVCQTCTRKFQIQARRSYASASATSPAAEPDVYDVVCVGGGPAGLSLLTALRSNPATSRLRVALVEAQDLSKLRTWNLPSGQFSNRCSSLTPTSAQYLNTIGAWRHIKRERIQDYNEMQVWDGVSGARIEFDWPAGTSTGKTIAYMCENLNLTSGLLSRLEELGGVSVFDGAKVENINFGEETEDLDLTQWPVVHLSGGKQLHARLLVGADGANSPVRTFAGIKAQGWDYGRHGVVATLQMDGEGWGGEHNKIAYQRFLPTGPVAMLPLPGNYSTLVWSTTPSNASLLKSLSPKDFVAMVNAAFRLSPVDLEFMHKQQTGQSEELAWRLEHTSFDHRAIPQQVIGLQEGTVASFPLKMRHADTYTAERIALVGDAAHTIHPLAGQGLNQGQGDIQSLVKTIEKAVSTGQDLGSMLSLEAYNAERYVANHIVLGVCDKLHKLYSVDSGPLVPLRSLGLSAVNALGPLKRFFMDQASTTGAKLF is encoded by the exons ATGGCGGCTCCTCGGGCTCTTTTGGCCAGGAATCGTTTCGTCTGCCAAACCTGCACTCGAAAGTTCCAGATTCAGGCTCGCCGGTCCTATGCGAGCGCGAGCGCAACATCCCCGGCCGCGGAACCAGATGTCTATGATGTCGTCTGCGTGGGAGGCGGACCAGCTGGTCTCAGCCTTCTCACCGCACTCC GATCCAACCCGGCAACATCCCGCCTCAGGGTGGCTCTCGTCGAAGCCCAAGACTTGTCCAAGTTACGGACCTGGAACCTCCCATCCGGCCAGTTTTCGAACCGGTGCAGCTCTCTCACCCCCACCTCGGCCCAATACTTGAACACGATCGGCGCGTGGCGCCACATCAAGCGCGAGCGCATTCAGGACTACAACGAAATGCAGGTGTGGGATGGTGTCAGCGGCGCAAGGATTGAGTTCGACTGGCCAGCTGGCACTTCGACGGGGAAGACCATCGCATATATGTGCGAGAACCTCAATCTGACCTCGGGCCTCCTCAGTCGCCTCGAAGAGCTTGGTGGTGTCTCGGTATTCGACGGAGCAAAGGTCGAGAACATCAACTTTGGAGAAGAGACGGAAGATTTGGATCTCACGCAATGGCCTGTCGTCCACCTGTCCGGAGGGAAGCAGCTGCATGCAAGACTTTTGGTCGGGGCGGACGGCGCCAACAGTCCTGTTCGCACGTTCGCCGGCATCAAGGCGCAAGGCTGGGACTATGGCAGGCATGGTGTTGTGGCAACGCTTCAGATGGATGGTGAGGGGTGGGGTGGGGAGCACAACAAAATCGCGTATCAACGCTTCTTGCCCACAGGCCCTGTGGCCATGCTGCCGCTCCCCGGGAACTACTCTACGCTGGTGTGGTCCACGACCCCTAGCAACGCATCGCTCCTGAAGAGCCTTTCACCAAAGGACTTCGTCGCCATGGTTAATGCCGCCTTCCGGCTAAGCCCAGTTGATCTCGAATTCATGCACAAGCAGCAAACCGGACAGTCGGAGGAGCTCGCTTGGAGGTTAGAGCACACCTCATTCGACCATCGGGCGATTCCCCAGCAGGTTATTGGGCTTCAAGAGGGCACTGTTGCCTCGTTTCCCCTCAAGATGCGCCATGCAGACACATACACTGCTGAGCGTATTGCGCTCGTTGGCGACGCGGCGCACACTATCCACCCCCTTGCTGGTCAAGGTTTGAACCAGGGCCAAGGGGATATCCAGAGCCTGGTCAAGACCATCGAAAAGGCCGTCTCCACCGGACAGGACTTGGGGTCAATGCTTTCTCTCGAAGCATACAACGCAGAGAGATACGTCGCCAACCATATTGTACTAGGCGTCTGCGATAAGCTTCACAAGCTCTACTCCGTCGATAGCGGCCCTCTGGTGCCATTACGGTCCCTTGGCCTGAGCGCGGTGAATGCTCTGGGCCCTCTGAAAAGGTTTTTCATGGACCAGGCTTCGACCACTGGCGCGAAGCTTTTCTAA